CGAATGTAAAGAATAATTTTGGCACTCCTAGTGTGTGACTAGTGTTActttaagtgtcttgctcaagggcacaaacatgactaggttggtagatggggatcgaaccaggaactttaaggttgctggcatggccactcccaAGTTAAATTACCTCCGGCAACTCTGGATTTAGTTAGCAAAGCTTTGCATTCAAGTAGAATTTTCTCATCCTGACTATATAgtacagtgcttctcaaatggtgtgattttccaaaaatattctaaaaaaacaatgcaatattcagtgtttacagctagatttttttgtggacattttccataaatgatgttaaagatttttgcgaagaaatgtttagaattaagttcatgaatccagatggatctctattataagttgatgataacttctatgtgtagaaatctttataattgaatcacttgtttatttttatatcttttctgAATAGTTCAAGactacaacaaatgagcaatattatgcaatttaataaatccgaaactgatgacataatgctgtattttacttcatctttttttccaaccaaaaatgctttgctctgattagggggtacttgaattaaaaaaatgttgacagcatgtacatcactaaaaaaagattgagaaccactgctctagtagaTGGtctcaggtgtacctaataaagtgtccatAAGGGCTGCTGGTTTTAGAGACGCTCACCCGTGTTCGATGAAGACATAGCGCGGCATGGAGTGGATGTCGGGCTGCAGAGTGGCCACGCAGCTGCTCAGGAACACGCGGAGCCCCATGTGGTGCCCCACTCGCACAGAGGCCTCCATGAAGATGGACTCGCCCAGGAAGTAGAcgtttgagctcctctcggacaGCCAGTCATCTGCAACGTGAATGGAAACAATGACTCGGGCTTTGAGCGCTTTTTCCAACAGCGACAATCTGGCAAACTTTTTTCCCCAGTTTTATTGGCGGCCCTTACGGTCAACGAGCAGTGGCGGATGCATTCCAAAGCACTCACAGATCAGTCTGCCGAGTTGCAAAGCTGCAGTTTTTTTTTCGCCTTAGTTTGAAGTGCAAGATTATATGTAAAGGTTTCTTTACCGTGACCTTCCATTCCCATGGTTTATGTTAATGAGCCAGTCAGTAGATAGTGTCACACCCTCCAGTCTTTTGAGCAAATTTGAATTATAAACCATGggagtcaaactctggcctgtgggccaaatttggcccgccgtgtaatttcatttggcccttgaggcaatatcaaactaTCAGagcacattcaccgctaatactcttacttcccaaccctcccgattttcccgggagactcccgaagttcatccgtgacaatatttggggtgggctttaagggcactgcctttggcgttctctacaacctgtcaccacgtccgcttttcctccatacaaacagcgtgccggcccagtcacataatatatgcggcttatacacaccaaatgaatgcaaggcatacttggtcaacagccaaacaggtcacacagagggtggccgtataatttttttttaacacagttacaaatatgcgccacactgtgaacccacaccaaacaagaatgacacattttgggagaacatccacaccgtaacacaacagaacaaatacccagaacgccttgcagcattaactcttccgggatgctacaatatacacccccgccgaaaagaggcattcaatttttattatacatgccattgatatttaaTTAGTAACTCCATTTTGCAAGTCACTATAAAagttataagccttgcttgttcaatattcaatgcaaaactagtttgggtccctactaaaaggttaatttgttcaacctcggcccgcggctttgttcggttttaaattttggcccactctagagtttgacacccctgctctaaactttTCTTCCAGAACAGCCACTGCAAGTGAGATATCATGCAACTTAAAAAGGACAGTCATCCCATTTTTCCTGACTGAAGAGATGGTGataccagctcagtggccttgtggttagtgtgtcggtaggttgtgaattcaaaccctggccgagtcatattaaggactagaaaaatgggacccagttggaattgggggttatatcacccaAAATTATGCTTGGATGCGGACTTCCTGctgctcacctcccagggggttagggcgatgggtcaaatggataatttcacctcacctagtggtgtcaagtactttttttttttaacacagctACTAGCCATGTAAAATATCACGCGAACCAGCCACTTGTTTTATACTGAAACAAGAACgaacgtgaatgagctaaaaaattaaaaaataagtgTCCTGCCCATAGAAAAGCCTGTAACTATGAGCCACAGTGCATTATGGGACTTGTAGTCCGTGTTATGAACTGCCCAGGCACACATTTTAAGTCTCAAGTTGCATGAATATGGAAACTTTAAAGCAAGTGCATCAAATGTACAGCCCGGGGGataagtttgccaagtataaaaatgagctgaaatttaaCGAAAGAAACTGCTTGTTCTAAATGTAGAAATTCTTTGTAGATGTTACATTTGTACTAAAATAAACCACGTGTTAGTGCActagtcaaggaaaatgagcaaactacatatcCTGTAATTTGAGATTTTTTCATCtttatagattgaaaattaacaaataaattgACTGATTATATTTATTCAGAACATCTAAACTACTAGCCACAACATGAAagtaaaaaaaccccaacaatatGACTTGTCCACTTTAAAATGTTCTTGTTCAAATTTTTTAATTCAAACCATCTGAAATGCCTTTACTTTTAATTTatcatgctgtgattttaccagtctggcccaaatgggagtagattttcctccatgtggccccctgatctaaaattagtttgacacccttgctttaacctcttaaggcccaagctcttcacatacttatttttttttatttctctttgggCTTATTgggccctaattagaataaataaaaatccaATTTTAGtgtgtacacaaatgtgtactgaCATGCAAATCtgtatttttactatttttttttccaattaccattgtatgttgtactattctgacaccaccagatggcagtataagtgtccacataagtggccataagaccccaattcagtagtgtacaacaTTTTGGAATTTAGAGCTAAAAAAAAGTGCTGTCCACTAAGACCTTTAAAAAGGTTATTAAAGTATTAGGGATGTCATGCAAACAGGCATCGGAAAGCCAGTAGCTATGCAACTTAAACACTACATTATGGGACTTTTAGTCCATCATCCAACTAGCCACTATATAAGTAATTTAGTCCTGCTTTACATATTGAACATAAATACATAATGGTAAATATACCAGGACAGGGTGTAAATAGTGCAATGATGAACCTACTTGACGTAATTCTGAGGTTAAAGTCCAGAGTTTCTACTGCAGCTTGCGTGGACTTGAAGGGGACCCATGCGGGAGAAAGGGAAGAACTGGCTAGACTGTAGCGCCTGTGTAGAAGCAGAACACATTAGAACCAcatcatgtaaaatacaaaagtataCAAACACACCTTTTGTAGTGACACTCGATTGGAATGACGGCCTCGTCCATTCGGATCAGACCATCAGGTGAAGGTGCAGGAGTGTAGATGAGCAGGTTGGTGTAGACCAGAGACTCCTCGGTCATCTGTGGACAAGATAAAGTCAGCACCAGTTTGGATCACGTTGcaaacttaaaatacatttttgttaccCAGTATTTTGTGCCACAGTCCAGCAACCTGACAAGAATCCTGTACTGGTCCTCAGCGGATGGCGTGGCCCTACAGAAGTCTTGATCGTGATCCACCCCAAGACGCAGCTCAAAGCTATCGACGGGCGCCCCCACGTCGAACAGGTCAGCTCGGATCAGGATCTCCAGGGAGTCCGGGTGGCAGGTCACACTGACCGTGTTGAGAGGCCGCCGCTGGTCCGCGGGAAGCTGTTCGTGGTCGTGTTTGGAGGCCGCCTGGTGACGCCCCGCAGGACCCTGCTTGGAGAAACGGTCCAAACGAAGAGACAGAGACGAAGACGACAGCAGCAAAAGGAGCAGAGTCACGCGGACAGGTAAAGACGCCATAACTGACCGTCTCAGCACACCACAGACAGCTTGGCCTTCAGTCTGCAGGACACCTTTTTATGCTGCAGACAATCAGGCCACGCCCTGCTCACCTGCGGCCAATTACACACTAATCACACACCCACACACTTCCTTCACTTGATGGACACTTCAAAcacattttcttcttcttcttcttcttcttggacTGTTTGACAAGTAAAATATATTTCAGTCACTAGCTAGCAATTCTATGTATTTAACTCAGCTATCGGCTATTAGATGAGATTGAAAATGTGTCTTGTTAAACAGTTAGCTATATAGGATTAAAGAAATATAtacttttaatattattatttcaatTTAGGATTTTCTCAAGGTCATGTAAGCGTCTCTCAATggctgtgtgaatgtgtgtgggagTGGGGGGCATGGGGGTTGTTTTGTTTATCCTCTGTTATATGTTTTGGCTTGTGTTATTTTAGGAAAAtaactaataattaaaaaaaatatacacatatgtatatgtttttttttatcttaaatttacttaaaatatattttcaattaaaaaaataatttaaaaaattattgtgtatatatttttattattattgcgtTTACTTTTTGAATTAAAATGTTAATAACATATCAACATTTATTAGGAAATAATTACACAAAACTACACAGGaggaatataatcttagagaaagaTGTAATTTAAAAcgtttgtacgcacgtacaacacttaagaccttcagtagtatatcagcatgtggaattaaatgatggaatggattaagaaaagaaatcaaacaatgtacttatATGATCCGCTTTAAGAAACTCTtccaacttaaagtgtttacaaagtacaaagaagaaccatgataaacattctgaatttatttcatccagccatccattttttttttatatcagggGTCCCTAAACCATGGCTCGTGGGAcggatccggcccgccagcgtccaaaatccggcccgtgggaattcccaagttaaaaaaagatacatattatttttaataatattattattattattttaatctgACTTCAATATAATCTAAAATGCATCtttagactatatatatatatatatatatatatatatatatggttagaTTATGTAATTTTATtctaaatgttattattaataattaatgattattatttaatatatataataataaagaaaaaaaatatatatatattaaatcggtttagattattttatatatatatatatatattaaatctgtttaaattattaaattttttatatatacatatatatatggttagATTATGTAATTTTATtctaaatattattaataattaattcttattatttaatatatatcataaaatacaattaaaaaaagatatatatatatattaaatcggtttagattattgtattttttaaatatatatatatatatatatatatggttggattatgtaatttcattctgattattattattaataattaatgattattatttatttcttcttTATTTAATTTATCCGTCTGTAAATATTAGTATTATTTAGTTTTCCTGCTGTAACTTTCTTTACTGCAGgggcgggtggggggggggggggggcatcgtTGGGATggaaacaaaaaattattttgacatttatagctgacaacagatatatgatgtatgtaaatatgaaGTAATGGATAGTAAAGTCTGATGCTGGAGatcaataaaaatgaaatgaaaaaaataccccaaaaatattaaatagcgGCATCAATAAAAGTGACCATTCATACTCAGAGTTTTGCTTCCCTCAATAAAAAATACAAggttacaaaatatatatacattctatGTTTTAATACTTCACTCATATTTAACGAGTAAAAACATGAACTAAGGAAAATGCCAGATCTTACGGTAGTTTAGTACGTTTTGATACGAAAAATGAATGTACTGTAAATAGCACATTTTGGGGCATTAAACATAAATCCTTTGAAATAATGGCAACAAGCTGAAGACAAATGAAACGTTATGTTTATAGGCAAGTGGTATAGAATGTCCCGCTAAGTGTAAATGTTTAACACAGGAAGGGGAGTGAAACCCAGGTTGCAGCGTGCAGAAGAAGCGGTTTAACAAGATGCTAACGCGTCTTCCTGCTTTGTGGTGAAGAACAATAAATAAAGGAAACGGTAGGAGGCCCATCGTGGCGGAAACGTGTGTGCTCGTCTGTTTTAAGCCAGAAGACCATGAAGACCAGAATTGTGTTCCTCCTTGTCCTGGTTCGCCTCTTCCAGGGTAAGAATGGCGCTCGTTATCAACCGCCAACGTCGCTCAAGCCGGcctgcttttttttccccctctgcaGCCCGTGCGGACGTGACCTTCAAGCAGCTGAGGGAGAACCAGACCTTGGAGCTGTCCTTCCCCCCCCAGCAGGACCAGGAGGATCTGAGGAGCCTCCACCTGTACCACAGCCGAGGCCGCGCCCAGACCACGCTGCTGTCGGTTCGCCGAGATGGCGGCGGCGAGGAGCTGAGGATGGACCCCGACTACAGGCGGCGCCTGCAGGTGTCCGGAGGTCGGAACGCCTCGCGGGTGAAGGTGACCTTGCTGGGTTTGGAGGCAGGTGACTCGGGCTTGTATGTCTGTGAGCAGGTCTACAGAGACAACCGCTCACAGCACACCTTCTTCACCGCTCACACGCTCCTCCTGTTGGTCACCAGCTCAGGTAAGACGCCttctgggaaattgtgttagatgtaaaaataaacagaatacaatgatttgcaaatcattttcaacccatattcagttgaatatgctacaaagacaacatatttgatgttcaaattccatccatcatattccgaggtcgggtcgcgggggcagcagcctaagcagggaagcccagacttccctctccccagccacttcgtctagctcttcccgggggatcccgaggcgttcccaagccagccgggagacatagtcttcccaacgtgtcctgggtcttccccgtggcctcctaccggttggacgtgccctaaacacctcccttgggaggcgttcgggtggcatcctgaccagatgcccgaaccacctcatctggctcctctccatgtggaggagcagcggctttactttgagttcctcccggatggcagagcttctcaccctatctctaagggagagggcggaggaaactcatttgggccgcttctacccgtgatcttatcctttcagtcatgacccaaagctcatgaccataggtgaggatgggaacgtagatcgaccggtaaattgagagctttgccttccggctcagctccttcttcacctggtgatgttcaaactgataaacatttttttttttttgcaaataatcattaactttagaatttgatgccaacaacacgtgaaaaagaagatgggaaaggcggcaataaatactgataaagttgaggaatgctcatcaaacacttatgtggaacaccccacaggtgtgcaggctaattgggaacaggtgggtgccatgattgggtataaaaacagcttcccaaaaaatgctcagtctttcacaagaaaggatggggcgaggtacacccctttgtccacaactgcgtgagcaaatagtcaaacagtttaagaacgtttctcaaagtgcaattgcaagaaatttagggatttcaacatcacggtccataatatcatcaaaatgttcagagaatctggaaaatcactccacgtaagcgg
The DNA window shown above is from Nerophis ophidion isolate RoL-2023_Sa linkage group LG23, RoL_Noph_v1.0, whole genome shotgun sequence and carries:
- the LOC133541561 gene encoding uncharacterized protein LOC133541561 translates to MKTRIVFLLVLVRLFQARADVTFKQLRENQTLELSFPPQQDQEDLRSLHLYHSRGRAQTTLLSVRRDGGGEELRMDPDYRRRLQVSGGRNASRVKVTLLGLEAGDSGLYVCEQVYRDNRSQHTFFTAHTLLLLVTSSGRECQCSSSYPLLITAIFSVTCLLSMVLLWLAVERCVKRRRHPSAPAAVPIYEEMSRKQQNSGIMNKQEVPSHLEEVTSPLYANMKQTHDNAYACPRLIALKA